Proteins found in one Campylobacter concisus genomic segment:
- a CDS encoding serine hydroxymethyltransferase → MSLQSYDKDIYDLVNLELKRQCDHLEMIASENFTYPEVMEVMGSILTNKYAEGYPGKRYYGGCEFVDEIEQIAIDRCKELFGCEFANVQPNSGSQANQGVYGALLNPGDKILGMDLSHGGHLTHGAKVSSSGKMYESFFYGVELDGRINYDRVMDIAKIVKPKMIVCGASAYTREIEFKKFREIADAVGAILFADVAHIAGLVVAGEHQSPFPYCDVVSSTTHKTLRGPRGGIIMTNNEEYAKKINASIFPGIQGGPLVHVIAAKAVGFKHNLSPEWKIYAKQVKANAKKLGEILIKRGFDLVSGGTDNHLILMSFLNREFSGKDADIALGNAGITVNKNTVPGEIRSPFITSGIRVGSPALTARGMKEAEFELIANKIADVLSDINNTSLQEKTKAELVELAHKFIIYDKATF, encoded by the coding sequence ATGAGTTTGCAAAGCTATGATAAGGACATTTACGATCTAGTAAATTTAGAGTTAAAACGCCAATGTGATCACCTTGAGATGATCGCTAGTGAAAATTTTACATATCCAGAAGTTATGGAAGTAATGGGCTCAATCCTAACAAACAAATACGCTGAAGGCTATCCTGGCAAGAGATATTATGGTGGCTGCGAATTTGTCGATGAGATCGAGCAAATAGCAATCGATAGATGTAAAGAGCTTTTTGGATGTGAATTTGCAAACGTTCAACCAAACTCAGGCTCTCAGGCAAATCAAGGTGTTTATGGCGCTTTACTTAATCCAGGCGATAAAATTTTAGGCATGGATCTAAGCCATGGTGGACACTTAACACACGGTGCAAAGGTCAGTAGCTCTGGCAAGATGTATGAGAGCTTTTTCTATGGCGTCGAGCTTGATGGCCGCATAAACTACGATAGAGTCATGGATATCGCAAAGATAGTAAAACCAAAAATGATCGTTTGTGGCGCAAGCGCATACACAAGAGAGATTGAGTTTAAAAAATTTAGAGAGATAGCTGACGCTGTTGGTGCGATACTCTTTGCAGACGTTGCTCATATCGCTGGTCTAGTCGTAGCTGGTGAGCATCAAAGTCCTTTCCCATACTGCGACGTTGTAAGTTCGACCACCCATAAAACCCTAAGAGGCCCAAGAGGCGGTATCATTATGACAAACAACGAAGAGTATGCTAAGAAGATAAATGCCTCTATTTTTCCAGGCATCCAGGGCGGACCACTAGTTCATGTCATCGCAGCAAAGGCAGTTGGCTTTAAGCACAACCTTAGTCCTGAGTGGAAAATTTATGCTAAACAAGTAAAAGCAAATGCTAAAAAATTAGGCGAAATACTAATAAAAAGAGGTTTTGACCTAGTGAGTGGTGGTACCGATAACCACCTAATTTTAATGAGCTTTTTAAATCGCGAATTTAGCGGTAAAGACGCTGATATCGCTCTTGGAAATGCAGGCATAACAGTAAATAAAAATACGGTTCCAGGCGAGATAAGAAGCCCATTTATCACAAGTGGTATACGTGTTGGTAGTCCTGCGCTTACAGCTCGTGGTATGAAAGAAGCTGAATTTGAACTAATAGCAAACAAAATAGCTGATGTGCTAAGCGACATAAACAACACATCTTTACAAGAGAAGACAAAAGCTGAGCTAGTTGAACTTGCTCATAAATTTATAATCTATGATAAAGCGACATTTTGA
- the lysS gene encoding lysine--tRNA ligase, producing the protein MFDNQHEIQRLQSIDELRNLGINPYPHFLRRDMNISKFRLKFNYINDTEEKKAEGQLVGLAGRIKLIRDAGKAVFANIEDEDGNLQIYFSNKTLDPEWFKIVKKYVEIGDIVYVRGYAFITRTGEFSMHVSELSLASKSISPLPEKYHGLVDVETRYRQRYLDMIMNPEVRADFKRRSVIISTIRRFFEEKGFLEVETPMLHPIAGGANAKPFITFHNALGVERYLRIAPELYLKRLIVGGFEAVYEMNRNFRNEGMDLTHNPEFTSIEFYWAYHNYHDLMGITEDLFNVILDKLDMEKVVNFDGMEIDFSKPFKRISYKKALVEIGGLDEDMINDKDKILAKLRADGFEANEKLDLGHLQAELFDNYVESKLIHPTFVIDYPISISPLSRRSDANPDVAERFELFIAGRELANGFNELNDPIDQYNRFKAQIDAKNAGDDEAHEMDEDYVKALGYGMPPVAGEGIGIDRLVMLLTDKKSIRDVVLFPAMRPLKNEIKENEK; encoded by the coding sequence ATATTTGATAACCAACATGAGATTCAACGACTACAAAGCATAGACGAACTAAGAAATTTAGGCATAAATCCATATCCGCATTTTCTTAGAAGAGATATGAATATCTCTAAATTTAGACTAAAATTTAACTACATTAATGATACAGAAGAAAAAAAGGCCGAAGGTCAGCTAGTAGGTCTTGCAGGTAGAATAAAACTAATTCGTGATGCTGGAAAAGCCGTCTTTGCAAATATTGAAGATGAAGATGGAAATTTACAAATTTACTTTAGTAATAAAACGCTTGATCCAGAGTGGTTTAAAATCGTTAAAAAATACGTAGAGATAGGCGATATCGTCTATGTCAGAGGTTATGCGTTTATAACAAGAACTGGCGAATTTTCTATGCATGTAAGCGAGCTTAGCCTTGCTTCAAAGTCGATAAGTCCACTTCCTGAGAAGTACCATGGTCTAGTTGATGTTGAGACAAGATATCGCCAAAGATATCTCGACATGATAATGAACCCTGAAGTTAGAGCAGATTTTAAAAGACGCTCAGTGATTATTAGTACGATTAGAAGATTTTTTGAAGAAAAGGGCTTTTTAGAAGTTGAAACACCGATGCTACACCCAATAGCAGGTGGCGCAAATGCTAAGCCATTTATCACTTTTCACAATGCTCTTGGAGTTGAGAGATATCTAAGGATCGCACCTGAGCTATACCTCAAACGCCTTATAGTAGGTGGCTTTGAGGCTGTTTATGAGATGAATAGAAATTTTAGAAACGAAGGTATGGATCTTACTCATAATCCCGAGTTTACAAGTATAGAGTTTTACTGGGCATATCATAACTATCATGATCTGATGGGCATTACAGAGGATCTTTTTAATGTCATTTTGGACAAGCTGGATATGGAAAAAGTTGTAAATTTTGATGGCATGGAGATTGATTTTAGTAAGCCATTTAAGCGAATAAGCTACAAAAAGGCTCTAGTTGAGATCGGTGGACTAGATGAGGACATGATAAACGACAAAGATAAAATTTTAGCAAAACTAAGAGCTGATGGCTTTGAAGCAAATGAGAAGCTCGATCTTGGTCACTTACAGGCTGAGTTATTTGATAACTACGTAGAGAGTAAGCTTATACACCCAACATTTGTTATTGATTATCCGATTTCGATCAGTCCACTTTCAAGAAGAAGTGACGCAAATCCTGATGTGGCTGAGAGATTTGAGTTATTTATCGCTGGTCGCGAGCTAGCAAATGGCTTTAACGAGCTAAACGATCCAATCGATCAATACAACCGCTTTAAAGCGCAAATCGATGCTAAAAATGCAGGCGATGACGAGGCGCATGAGATGGATGAGGACTATGTAAAAGCCCTAGGATACGGCATGCCACCAGTTGCAGGTGAGGGTATAGGCATCGATAGGCTTGTTATGCTTTTAACGGATAAAAAATCAATTCGCGATGTTGTGCTCTTCCCAGCGATGAGGCCACTTAAAAATGAGATAAAGGAGAATGAAAAATGA
- a CDS encoding Fur family transcriptional regulator has translation MIENLEYDALLEKFKRVLRDNGLKYTKQREILLKTLYNNGEHFTPERLYLFIKETHPELNIGIATVYRTLNLLEESEMVTSISFGSQGKKFELATKPHHDHMICRKCGLIIEFEDPMIEKRQISIAKDHGFKLTGHMMQLYGICEKCSKNNIKGK, from the coding sequence ATGATAGAAAATTTAGAATATGATGCGTTGCTTGAGAAATTCAAAAGAGTGCTTCGCGACAATGGTTTAAAATACACGAAACAGCGTGAAATTTTACTAAAAACGCTATACAACAATGGTGAACACTTTACTCCAGAAAGACTTTATCTTTTTATAAAAGAAACGCACCCTGAGCTAAATATTGGTATCGCAACTGTTTATAGAACACTAAATCTACTTGAAGAATCAGAAATGGTGACATCAATCAGCTTTGGTTCACAAGGCAAAAAATTTGAGCTTGCCACAAAGCCACATCACGACCATATGATATGCAGAAAGTGCGGTCTTATCATAGAATTTGAAGATCCAATGATAGAAAAAAGACAAATCAGTATCGCAAAAGATCATGGCTTTAAACTAACTGGTCATATGATGCAGCTTTATGGAATTTGTGAAAAATGCTCAAAAAATAATATAAAGGGAAAGTAA
- a CDS encoding CvpA family protein, with translation MDLITWFDIIIIALVLMLGIKGILNGLIKEAFGLIGLIGGLIIASRFSDLSGEFITKNIYKFENPSFLQFVAFISLWLVFWLVCLLVGKFLSKIVSVSGLGFLDRLGGFVMGSGKIFLTFSAVAAVISGTSLNNIIAPYFANSKVYPVLIETGKWITNLDVKNIKSELDEIVARPMDTNKTDAFISMDANASVNTDSNITKGE, from the coding sequence ATGGATTTAATAACGTGGTTTGATATTATTATTATTGCTCTTGTCTTGATGCTTGGCATAAAAGGCATATTAAATGGACTTATAAAAGAAGCTTTCGGACTTATCGGACTTATCGGCGGCTTAATTATAGCTAGCAGGTTTTCAGATCTATCTGGTGAGTTTATAACTAAAAATATATATAAATTTGAAAATCCTTCATTTTTACAGTTTGTTGCATTTATCTCTCTTTGGCTAGTTTTTTGGCTAGTTTGCTTGCTAGTTGGTAAATTTTTATCAAAAATAGTTTCAGTAAGTGGGCTTGGTTTTTTGGATAGACTTGGTGGATTTGTTATGGGAAGTGGAAAAATTTTCTTAACATTTTCGGCAGTAGCTGCTGTAATATCTGGTACTTCGCTAAATAATATAATTGCTCCTTATTTTGCGAATAGTAAAGTTTATCCGGTTTTGATAGAAACTGGCAAATGGATAACAAATCTTGATGTGAAAAATATCAAAAGTGAGTTAGATGAGATAGTGGCAAGACCAATGGATACAAATAAAACTGACGCATTTATCTCAATGGATGCAAATGCTAGTGTAAATACCGACTCTAATATCACAAAAGGGGAATAA
- a CDS encoding type IV pilus twitching motility protein PilT, whose product MDLIEQLQAKNLSVKIPEDNSLNNLAGDIKTLLKTVVSDKASDLHLVSRSEPQIRVDGALKPIDFGVLRGKDIENLCFALITDEQKSELENNKELDFAIELPDIGRFRGNYYYTMNGDLAAAFRIIPINIPSLDELNAPQIFKHIIKREKGLILVTGPTGSGKSTTLAAMLNEINLNYRKHIITIEDPVEFVHNNKKALFSHRNIGTDATSYSRALKSAVREDPDIILVGEMRDRETISTAITAAETGHLVFGTLHTNSAIQTINRIVDSFDGSEQLQVRNMLSVSLTAVVSQSLIPKIGGGRCAVHEILINNMAISNLIRENKIHQIYSQMQLNQQQTGMSTQTQALMKVLKEGKITKENALAYSTSQQELQNLIGTI is encoded by the coding sequence ATGGATCTAATCGAACAGCTTCAGGCAAAGAATTTAAGTGTAAAAATACCAGAAGATAATAGCCTTAATAATCTTGCTGGCGATATAAAAACACTTTTAAAAACTGTTGTGAGTGATAAGGCAAGCGATCTTCACCTTGTTTCAAGATCTGAGCCGCAAATAAGAGTAGATGGTGCTTTAAAGCCTATTGATTTTGGCGTACTAAGAGGCAAGGATATAGAGAATTTATGTTTTGCTTTGATTACTGATGAACAAAAAAGTGAACTTGAGAATAATAAAGAGCTTGACTTTGCGATCGAGCTTCCAGATATTGGTCGCTTTCGTGGCAACTATTACTATACCATGAATGGTGATTTAGCTGCTGCTTTTCGTATAATCCCAATCAATATCCCATCTCTTGATGAGTTAAATGCCCCACAAATTTTTAAACACATTATTAAGCGTGAAAAAGGTCTTATTTTGGTTACTGGACCGACAGGAAGTGGTAAATCAACAACTCTCGCAGCCATGCTTAATGAGATAAATTTAAATTATAGAAAGCATATTATTACAATTGAGGATCCAGTCGAGTTTGTGCATAACAATAAAAAAGCTCTATTTTCTCATAGAAATATCGGCACTGACGCAACTTCTTACTCAAGGGCTCTAAAATCTGCGGTTCGTGAAGATCCAGATATCATACTTGTAGGCGAGATGAGAGATAGAGAGACGATTTCAACGGCTATTACGGCGGCTGAGACTGGACACTTAGTCTTTGGTACGCTTCACACAAATTCGGCCATTCAAACTATAAATAGGATCGTTGATAGTTTCGATGGGAGCGAGCAATTACAAGTAAGAAATATGCTTAGCGTTTCGCTAACTGCTGTCGTTTCACAAAGTCTGATCCCAAAGATAGGCGGTGGAAGGTGTGCTGTGCATGAAATTTTAATAAACAATATGGCTATCTCAAACTTGATACGTGAAAACAAAATACATCAAATTTACTCTCAGATGCAGCTAAATCAACAACAAACTGGTATGAGTACGCAAACCCAGGCTTTGATGAAAGTACTAAAAGAGGGTAAGATTACAAAAGAAAATGCGCTAGCTTATTCAACTAGCCAGCAAGAACTTCAAAATTTAATAGGAACTATATAA
- the gatC gene encoding Asp-tRNA(Asn)/Glu-tRNA(Gln) amidotransferase subunit GatC, protein MQIDDTLLNKLEKLSALQISDEKREEVKKQLSEIVSFVDILNELDLSSDEAVVSSIKGGTPLREDEPRPSDVIDTILKYAPSREGHFFAVPKIIE, encoded by the coding sequence ATGCAAATAGATGATACTCTTTTAAATAAATTAGAAAAACTTTCTGCCTTACAAATCAGTGATGAAAAAAGAGAAGAAGTAAAAAAACAACTAAGCGAGATTGTATCTTTTGTTGATATTTTAAATGAACTTGATCTAAGCAGCGATGAAGCTGTAGTTAGCTCTATAAAAGGTGGCACACCTTTAAGAGAAGATGAGCCAAGACCAAGTGATGTGATTGATACGATCTTAAAGTACGCTCCTTCACGTGAAGGGCATTTTTTTGCTGTACCAAAAATAATAGAATAA
- a CDS encoding L-seryl-tRNA selenium transferase, producing the protein MKKITLFLAFALALVLSGCGTKRQYFEPAQTSGKISLSKDMPSYIKSANANGATLDNGNIITKNGLNTNIKLPENFNFLNENNGFIISASINGDLNVTDPSGHSVYSNKFPTAIVAASLDQNLLAAISASNHIYLIDINNATIIMEYSSSNIAAVDSRIVAPFFMSSLIVYPALDGKIYIVQKETGRILRDVVVSSENFFNNIIFLGVEGDNLIAATAKKLIVINPSQTVYYDGEIKDVLVHNDEIYIFKKDGTIVRTDLMLKEQNKVNFKFAIFSAATIINNKLYVIEKTGYVIKTNLDLSGAEIYEFSDEIKDKSFMGNGAFYYDNELVNLGQ; encoded by the coding sequence ATGAAAAAAATTACTCTTTTCTTGGCTTTTGCCTTGGCTTTAGTTTTAAGCGGATGTGGCACAAAAAGACAATATTTCGAGCCAGCTCAAACCTCTGGCAAAATTTCTTTGTCAAAAGATATGCCATCTTATATCAAATCAGCAAATGCAAATGGTGCCACTCTTGATAACGGCAATATTATCACCAAAAATGGTCTAAATACAAACATCAAGTTGCCTGAAAATTTTAATTTCTTAAATGAAAACAACGGCTTTATCATCTCAGCTAGTATAAATGGCGATCTAAATGTGACAGATCCTAGCGGACACAGCGTTTATAGCAATAAATTTCCAACAGCAATCGTTGCTGCTTCTCTTGATCAAAACCTATTAGCAGCTATCAGTGCATCAAACCACATCTATCTAATAGACATAAATAATGCAACAATAATAATGGAATATAGCTCGTCTAATATAGCAGCAGTTGATTCAAGAATCGTAGCACCATTTTTTATGAGCTCGCTTATCGTTTATCCGGCATTAGATGGCAAAATTTATATAGTACAAAAAGAGACTGGTAGAATTTTACGTGACGTGGTCGTAAGTTCTGAAAATTTCTTTAATAACATCATATTTTTAGGCGTTGAAGGCGATAACCTAATAGCAGCAACAGCCAAAAAACTAATCGTCATCAACCCAAGCCAGACAGTTTATTATGACGGTGAGATCAAAGACGTGCTAGTTCATAACGATGAAATTTACATCTTTAAAAAAGATGGCACGATCGTAAGAACAGACCTCATGCTAAAAGAGCAAAATAAGGTAAATTTCAAATTTGCTATCTTTTCAGCAGCTACTATCATCAACAATAAGCTTTATGTCATCGAAAAAACAGGCTATGTTATAAAGACAAATTTAGATCTCAGTGGAGCTGAAATTTATGAGTTTAGCGATGAGATAAAAGATAAAAGCTTTATGGGTAATGGCGCCTTTTATTATGATAATGAGCTTGTTAATTTAGGGCAATGA
- a CDS encoding type III pantothenate kinase, with protein MILCNIGNTNATFLEDGKISRMKISEFKSYKPEKKVYFISVNDKILNLLKDNKMFVNLEPFFTIDTIYQGLGVDRIAACYSINNGVIVDAGSAITVDIMANSIHLGGYILPGISSMLNAYKNISPRLDITINSQIDIDALPQKTADAVSYGIIKPIITLLDKLAGDKKVYFTGGDGDFLSKFFKNAICDKMLVFRAMQKLITEKKDMII; from the coding sequence ATGATTTTGTGTAATATAGGCAATACTAACGCTACATTTTTAGAAGATGGCAAAATCTCACGTATGAAAATTTCTGAGTTTAAAAGCTATAAACCAGAAAAAAAAGTATATTTTATATCCGTAAATGATAAAATTTTAAATCTTTTAAAAGATAATAAAATGTTTGTAAATTTAGAACCATTTTTTACTATTGATACGATATATCAGGGTCTAGGCGTAGATAGAATCGCTGCATGTTACTCTATAAATAATGGCGTAATTGTTGATGCTGGAAGTGCGATAACAGTTGATATTATGGCAAATTCTATCCATCTTGGAGGATATATCTTACCAGGCATTTCAAGTATGCTAAATGCCTACAAAAACATCTCACCACGACTTGATATCACTATAAATTCACAAATTGACATAGATGCACTACCACAAAAAACAGCCGATGCTGTGAGTTATGGCATTATTAAACCAATAATAACTCTACTAGATAAGCTAGCCGGTGACAAAAAAGTCTATTTTACTGGTGGAGATGGCGACTTTTTGTCAAAATTTTTTAAAAATGCTATTTGCGACAAGATGCTAGTTTTTCGTGCCATGCAAAAGCTAATAACTGAAAAGAAAGATATGATAATATGA
- the hisG gene encoding ATP phosphoribosyltransferase, whose amino-acid sequence MITVALPKGRIAEATLEIFRKIFGSSFLFEDRKLILEEGNFRFLMVRNQDIPTYVTEGAADIGVVGLDVLEEHKPNVVRLLDLKIGQCKVCIGIKNDSELDLNQPELKIATKMPNITRNYFTKQAVAVKIIKLYGSIELAPLVGLSDAIVDVVETGSTMKQNGLKIAGDIMQSSAYLIANKNSFIIKKDEILELYKKIKEEI is encoded by the coding sequence ATGATAACAGTAGCACTACCAAAGGGAAGAATAGCTGAGGCAACACTAGAAATTTTTAGAAAAATTTTTGGTTCAAGTTTTTTATTTGAAGATAGAAAATTAATCCTTGAAGAAGGAAATTTTAGATTTTTAATGGTTCGCAACCAAGATATCCCAACTTATGTCACTGAAGGTGCAGCTGATATCGGTGTAGTAGGGCTCGACGTACTTGAAGAGCACAAGCCAAATGTTGTAAGGCTACTGGATTTAAAAATCGGACAATGCAAAGTTTGCATTGGCATAAAAAACGACTCTGAACTAGATCTAAACCAACCGGAGCTAAAAATAGCCACAAAAATGCCAAATATAACAAGAAATTATTTTACAAAACAAGCCGTAGCTGTAAAGATCATCAAGCTTTATGGCTCGATCGAACTTGCACCACTAGTTGGCTTAAGCGACGCGATAGTTGATGTCGTTGAGACTGGCTCAACTATGAAACAAAATGGACTAAAGATCGCTGGTGATATCATGCAAAGCTCAGCTTATCTAATAGCAAATAAAAATAGCTTTATCATTAAAAAAGATGAGATTTTAGAGCTTTACAAAAAAATCAAAGAGGAAATTTAA
- a CDS encoding NapC/NirT family cytochrome c has protein sequence MIQAEINFCIVCHEMDPVVIAYNYDIHSGNGKTGIKARCVDCHIPHDNIAKYALTKAKNNILEG, from the coding sequence ATGATACAAGCGGAGATAAATTTCTGTATAGTTTGTCATGAGATGGATCCTGTGGTCATTGCATATAACTACGACATCCACAGTGGTAATGGTAAAACAGGCATCAAAGCAAGATGCGTAGACTGCCACATACCACATGACAATATCGCAAAATACGCTCTAACAAAGGCAAAAAATAACATCTTAGAGGGCTGA
- a CDS encoding ABC transporter ATP-binding protein has translation MEILRASNLGFAYDYTLFNNINLTLNQKQSIAITGVSGCGKSTLLHILSTLLKPNFGEVIYQDKSIYELSQNELLDIRRLHFGIIFQSHYLFKGFSAYENIELASILSSEKIEKNDLASLKILNVINQKVGELSGGQQQRVSIARVLTKKPKIIFADEPTGNLDKQTANEVMQVLFDYINENSAALVLVTHDNDLAAKCDNSYKLENKELVQIS, from the coding sequence ATGGAAATTTTAAGAGCGTCTAATCTAGGCTTTGCGTATGATTATACGCTCTTTAATAATATAAATTTAACTCTCAATCAAAAACAAAGTATTGCGATAACCGGCGTTAGCGGTTGTGGAAAATCAACACTTTTACATATACTTTCAACTCTTTTGAAACCAAATTTTGGTGAGGTCATCTATCAAGATAAATCTATCTATGAGCTTTCTCAAAACGAGCTTTTAGACATTAGAAGGCTTCATTTTGGCATTATTTTCCAGTCGCATTATCTTTTTAAAGGATTTAGTGCTTATGAAAATATTGAGCTTGCAAGCATCTTGTCTAGTGAAAAAATAGAAAAAAATGATCTTGCATCACTTAAAATTTTAAATGTGATAAATCAAAAAGTTGGTGAGCTAAGCGGTGGTCAGCAACAACGTGTGAGTATCGCTAGAGTACTTACCAAGAAGCCAAAGATCATCTTTGCAGACGAGCCAACGGGTAACCTTGACAAGCAAACAGCAAATGAAGTGATGCAAGTTTTATTTGACTATATAAATGAAAATAGCGCTGCCCTTGTGCTAGTTACTCATGACAACGATCTAGCAGCTAAATGCGACAACTCATACAAGCTTGAGAACAAAGAGCTTGTGCAAATTTCTTAA